In Mycobacterium stomatepiae, the following are encoded in one genomic region:
- the yhjD gene encoding inner membrane protein YhjD, which produces MDEPAKPGILDRLRARFGWLDHVLRAYKHFDERNGGFLAAGLTYYTIFALFPLLMVSFAVVGFMLAQDPRLLASIDDHIRDAVAGELGRQLVDLMNSAINARTSVGVIGLAASAWAGLGWMSHMRGAVTEMWWDEPPQSPGFVRGKLSDLVAMLGTFVVIVATIALTALGHAAPMRAVLKWAGVPDFSIFGELFRGLSILVSLLVSWMLFTWMIGRLPRHRVSLADSARAGLLAAIGFELFKQVASIYLRVVLRSPAGATFGPVLGLMVFSYITGYLVLFATAWAATLSNDPRSKYAPPPAPAIIAPRILLDEGISTRQTLTAMAMGAVGALALSRLTRWRR; this is translated from the coding sequence ATGGACGAGCCGGCCAAGCCAGGGATCCTTGACCGGTTGCGGGCCCGGTTCGGATGGCTCGATCACGTGCTACGCGCCTACAAACATTTCGACGAGCGCAACGGCGGCTTCTTGGCGGCCGGCCTGACGTACTACACGATCTTCGCGCTATTCCCTTTGCTGATGGTCAGTTTCGCGGTCGTCGGCTTCATGCTGGCCCAGGATCCCAGACTGCTCGCCAGCATCGACGACCACATCCGCGACGCGGTCGCGGGCGAGCTCGGGCGGCAGCTGGTCGACTTGATGAATTCGGCGATCAACGCGCGCACGTCGGTCGGCGTGATCGGCCTGGCCGCCTCGGCGTGGGCCGGTCTCGGCTGGATGTCCCATATGCGCGGGGCCGTAACCGAGATGTGGTGGGACGAGCCACCACAGTCGCCGGGCTTCGTGCGCGGGAAGCTGTCCGATCTGGTCGCGATGTTGGGGACGTTCGTGGTCATCGTCGCGACCATCGCGCTCACCGCACTCGGGCACGCGGCGCCGATGCGCGCGGTGCTGAAATGGGCTGGTGTGCCGGATTTCTCGATCTTCGGCGAGCTCTTCCGGGGTCTTTCGATATTGGTGTCGCTGCTGGTGTCGTGGATGCTGTTCACCTGGATGATCGGCCGGCTGCCGCGACACCGGGTCAGCCTCGCCGACTCGGCGCGGGCCGGCCTGCTCGCGGCGATCGGCTTCGAGCTGTTCAAACAGGTGGCCTCGATCTACCTGCGGGTCGTGTTGCGCAGTCCGGCGGGCGCGACGTTCGGGCCGGTGCTGGGCTTGATGGTGTTCTCCTACATCACCGGGTATCTCGTGCTCTTCGCTACCGCCTGGGCCGCCACGCTTTCCAACGATCCGCGCAGTAAGTACGCCCCGCCGCCGGCGCCCGCAATCATCGCGCCGCGGATCCTGCTGGACGAGGGGATCAGCACCCGGCAGACGCTCACCGCGATGGCGATGGGAGCCGTTGGCGCGCTGGCCCTTTCCCGCCTGACCCGCTGGCGGCGTTAG
- a CDS encoding NADP-dependent isocitrate dehydrogenase, translated as MSKIKVQGPVVELDGDEMTRVIWKLIKDMLILPHLDINLDYYDLGIEHRDRTDDQVTIDAAYAIKKHGVGVKCATITPDEARVSEFNLKKMWLSPNGTIRNILGGTIFREPIVISNVPRLVPGWTKPIVIGRHAFGDQYRSTNFKVDKPGTVAITFTPADGGEPIVHEMIDIPEHGGVAMGMYNFKDSIRDFARASLAYGLNAKWPVYLSTKNTILKSYDGMFKDEFQRIYDEEFKDKFEAEGLTYEHRLIDDMVAACLKWEGGYVWACKNYDGDVQSDLVAQGYGSLGLMTSVLMTADGKTVEAEAAHGTVTRHFRQYQAGKPTSTNPIASIFAWTRGLAHRGKLDNTPEVIDFAQTLESVVIATVESEKMTKDLAILIGPDQKWQQSEEFLGSIAENLQKALAS; from the coding sequence ATGTCCAAGATCAAAGTTCAGGGCCCCGTAGTCGAGCTTGACGGTGACGAGATGACGCGTGTCATCTGGAAGCTGATCAAGGACATGCTGATCCTGCCGCACCTCGACATCAACCTGGACTACTACGACCTGGGGATCGAGCACCGCGACCGCACCGACGACCAGGTGACGATCGACGCGGCGTATGCGATAAAGAAGCACGGCGTGGGCGTCAAGTGCGCGACGATCACCCCCGACGAGGCGCGCGTCTCCGAGTTCAACCTGAAGAAGATGTGGCTCTCGCCGAACGGGACGATCCGAAACATCCTGGGCGGCACCATCTTCCGCGAGCCGATTGTGATCTCGAACGTGCCCCGACTGGTTCCGGGCTGGACCAAGCCGATCGTCATCGGCCGTCACGCATTCGGCGATCAGTACCGATCCACGAACTTCAAGGTCGACAAACCCGGCACTGTCGCAATAACTTTCACGCCTGCCGACGGCGGTGAGCCGATCGTGCACGAGATGATAGACATCCCCGAGCACGGCGGTGTCGCGATGGGGATGTACAACTTCAAGGACTCCATCCGGGATTTCGCCCGCGCCTCGCTGGCGTACGGCTTGAACGCCAAGTGGCCGGTCTACCTGTCCACCAAGAACACCATCCTCAAGTCCTACGACGGCATGTTCAAAGACGAATTCCAGCGCATCTACGACGAGGAGTTCAAGGACAAGTTCGAGGCGGAGGGCCTGACCTACGAGCACCGGCTGATCGACGACATGGTGGCCGCCTGCCTGAAGTGGGAGGGCGGCTACGTGTGGGCCTGCAAGAACTATGACGGCGACGTCCAGTCGGACCTCGTCGCGCAGGGCTACGGCTCGCTGGGACTGATGACCTCGGTGCTGATGACGGCTGACGGCAAGACCGTCGAGGCCGAGGCCGCTCACGGCACCGTCACCCGGCACTTCCGGCAGTATCAGGCCGGCAAGCCGACGTCGACGAACCCGATCGCCTCGATCTTCGCCTGGACGCGCGGTCTGGCGCACCGCGGCAAGCTGGACAACACGCCCGAGGTCATCGACTTCGCGCAGACGCTGGAATCCGTCGTCATCGCCACCGTCGAGAGCGAGAAGATGACCAAGGACCTCGCCATTCTGATCGGCCCCGATCAGAAATGGCAGCAGAGCGAGGAGTTCCTCGGCTCGATCGCCGAGAACCTGCAGAAGGCGCTCGCCAGCTAG
- a CDS encoding alpha/beta fold hydrolase: protein MLLHPFLLSQAVWDDVARRLADSGRYEVFAPTMAGHNGGRYAGTWLLSSAVLADHVERQMDELGWETAHIVGNSLGGWVAFELERRGRARSITGIAPAGGWARWTPGKFQVILKFIALMPVLLAARLLGQRALRLPFSRQLATLPLSATSDGISERQLSGIIDDAAHCPAYFQLMVKALLQPGLLELAETAVPAHLVLCEKDRIFPPRRFSGHFTDFLPKGTRVATLDGVGHVPMLEAPERLADVIGDFLDKCTNGDASHRASTG from the coding sequence CTGCTGCTGCACCCGTTCCTGCTATCCCAGGCGGTGTGGGACGACGTGGCGCGGCGGCTGGCCGACAGCGGCCGCTACGAGGTGTTCGCCCCGACCATGGCCGGTCACAACGGCGGTCGGTACGCCGGCACCTGGCTGCTCAGCTCGGCGGTGCTGGCCGACCACGTCGAGCGCCAGATGGACGAACTGGGCTGGGAGACCGCCCACATCGTGGGCAATTCGCTGGGCGGCTGGGTCGCGTTCGAGCTGGAGCGGCGCGGTCGGGCGCGCAGCATCACCGGCATCGCACCGGCGGGCGGATGGGCACGCTGGACCCCGGGCAAATTCCAGGTGATCTTAAAGTTCATCGCCCTGATGCCGGTCTTGTTGGCGGCCCGGCTGCTCGGACAACGGGCCCTGCGGCTGCCGTTCAGCCGTCAGCTGGCCACCCTGCCGCTGAGCGCGACGTCGGACGGGATCAGCGAGCGCCAGTTGTCCGGCATCATCGACGACGCCGCGCACTGCCCGGCCTACTTCCAGCTGATGGTCAAGGCGCTGCTGCAGCCCGGGCTCCTGGAGTTGGCCGAGACGGCCGTTCCGGCCCACCTGGTGCTGTGCGAGAAGGATCGAATTTTCCCCCCCAGGCGGTTCAGCGGGCATTTCACCGACTTCCTGCCCAAGGGGACGAGGGTGGCGACGCTCGACGGCGTCGGGCACGTCCCGATGCTCGAGGCGCCCGAGCGCCTGGCCGACGTGATCGGCGACTTCCTCGACAAGTGCACCAACGGCGACGCGAGCCACCGGGCGTCCACCGGCTAG
- a CDS encoding NADP-dependent isocitrate dehydrogenase, which translates to MSAEKPTVIYTLTDEAPLLATYAFLPIVRAFAEPAGIEIKTSDISVAARILAEFPEDLTEEQRVPDNLAELGRLTKLPDTNIIKLPNVSASVPQLVAAVKELQGKGYKIPDYPQSPKTDEDKEIRDRYSKCLGSAVNPVLRQGNSDRRAPNAVKEYARKHPHSMGEWSQASRTHVATMKHGDFYHGEKSMTVDRGRSVKMELETKSGKKIVLKPTVSLRDGDIIDSMFMSKKALCEFYEAEIEDAYKTGVMFSLHVKATMMKVSHPIVFGHAVKVFYKDAFAKHQALFDELGVNVNNGLVDLYDKIEVLPASQHDEIIRDLHACHEHRPELAMVDSAKGISNFHSPSDVIVDASMPAMIRAGGKMYGADGRQKDTKAVNPESTFARIYQEIINFCKTHGQFDPTTMGTVPNVGLMAQQAEEYGSHDKTFEIPEDGVANIVDLDTGDVLLTQNVEAGDIWRMPIVRDEPIRDWVKLAVTRARNSGMPVVFWLDQERPHENELRKKVHTYLADHDTEGLDIQIMSQERAMRHTIERAMRGQDTIAATGNILRDYLTDLFPILELGTSAKMLSIVPLMAGGGMYETGAGGSAPKHVHQLVEENHLRWDSLGEFLALGACFEDLGIKTDNERAKILAKTLDAAIGKLLDNNKSPSRKTGELDNRGSQFYLALYWAQELAAQNDDEELRNRFAALADSLSENEEAIVAEMAEVQGETVDIGGYYQPDSEKTTAVMRPSKTFNEALAASQD; encoded by the coding sequence GTGAGCGCCGAAAAGCCGACCGTCATCTATACGCTGACCGACGAGGCGCCGTTGCTGGCGACCTACGCGTTTCTGCCCATCGTGCGGGCGTTTGCCGAGCCCGCGGGCATCGAGATCAAGACCAGTGACATCTCGGTGGCCGCTCGCATCCTCGCCGAGTTCCCCGAGGACCTCACCGAAGAACAGCGGGTGCCCGACAACCTGGCCGAGCTGGGCCGGCTGACCAAGCTCCCCGACACCAACATCATCAAGCTGCCCAACGTCAGCGCCTCGGTGCCCCAGCTTGTTGCCGCGGTCAAGGAGCTGCAAGGCAAGGGCTACAAGATTCCGGACTACCCGCAGAGCCCGAAGACCGACGAGGACAAGGAAATTCGCGACCGCTATTCGAAATGCCTTGGTAGCGCGGTCAACCCGGTGCTGCGCCAGGGCAACTCGGACCGCCGTGCGCCCAACGCGGTCAAGGAGTACGCGCGCAAGCACCCGCACAGCATGGGGGAGTGGTCGCAGGCGTCGCGCACCCACGTCGCGACCATGAAGCACGGCGACTTCTACCACGGCGAGAAGTCGATGACGGTGGATCGCGGACGCAGCGTGAAGATGGAGCTGGAGACCAAGAGCGGCAAGAAGATTGTGCTCAAGCCCACGGTGTCGTTGCGCGACGGCGACATCATCGACAGCATGTTCATGAGCAAGAAGGCGCTCTGCGAGTTCTACGAAGCAGAGATCGAAGACGCCTACAAGACTGGCGTGATGTTCTCGCTGCATGTCAAGGCGACGATGATGAAGGTCTCCCACCCGATTGTCTTCGGCCACGCCGTGAAGGTCTTCTACAAGGACGCCTTCGCTAAGCATCAGGCGCTGTTCGACGAACTCGGCGTCAACGTCAACAACGGATTGGTCGACCTGTACGACAAGATCGAGGTGCTGCCGGCGTCGCAGCACGACGAGATCATCCGTGATCTGCACGCCTGCCACGAACACCGTCCCGAGTTGGCCATGGTCGATTCGGCCAAGGGCATCAGCAACTTTCACTCGCCCAGCGATGTGATCGTGGATGCGTCGATGCCGGCGATGATCCGGGCCGGCGGCAAGATGTACGGCGCCGACGGGCGGCAGAAGGACACCAAGGCAGTCAACCCGGAGTCGACTTTCGCCCGCATCTACCAAGAGATCATCAACTTCTGTAAGACCCACGGGCAATTCGATCCGACCACGATGGGTACCGTGCCCAACGTCGGGCTGATGGCGCAGCAGGCCGAAGAGTACGGCTCGCACGACAAGACGTTCGAGATCCCGGAGGACGGCGTCGCTAACATCGTCGACCTCGACACCGGCGACGTGCTGCTGACGCAAAACGTTGAGGCCGGCGACATCTGGCGCATGCCGATCGTTCGGGACGAACCGATCCGCGACTGGGTCAAACTGGCCGTGACCCGGGCGCGCAACTCGGGTATGCCGGTGGTGTTCTGGCTGGACCAGGAGCGTCCGCACGAGAACGAATTGCGCAAGAAGGTTCACACGTACCTGGCCGACCACGACACCGAGGGCCTCGACATCCAGATCATGTCGCAGGAGCGGGCGATGCGGCACACGATCGAGCGAGCGATGCGCGGTCAGGACACCATCGCGGCTACCGGAAACATCCTGCGCGACTACCTGACCGACCTGTTCCCGATCCTGGAGCTGGGTACCAGCGCCAAGATGCTGTCCATCGTGCCGTTGATGGCCGGCGGCGGAATGTACGAAACCGGCGCGGGCGGTTCGGCACCCAAGCACGTCCACCAGCTCGTCGAGGAGAACCACCTGCGCTGGGATTCGCTCGGCGAATTCCTCGCTCTCGGAGCGTGTTTTGAAGACCTGGGGATCAAGACCGACAATGAGCGTGCCAAGATACTGGCCAAGACGCTGGACGCCGCGATCGGTAAGTTGTTGGACAACAACAAGAGTCCGTCGCGCAAGACCGGTGAACTCGACAACCGCGGCAGCCAGTTCTATCTGGCGTTGTACTGGGCCCAGGAACTCGCCGCGCAAAACGACGACGAAGAGTTGCGGAACCGCTTTGCCGCGCTGGCCGATTCGTTGAGCGAGAATGAGGAAGCCATCGTGGCCGAAATGGCCGAGGTGCAGGGCGAAACGGTCGACATCGGCGGCTACTATCAGCCGGACAGCGAGAAAACGACTGCAGTGATGCGGCCGAGCAAGACGTTCAATGAGGCGCTTGCGGCTTCGCAGGACTAA
- the trpS gene encoding tryptophan--tRNA ligase — protein sequence MSTATGPGRIFSGVQPTSDSLHLGNALGAVTQWVALQDDRDAFFCVVDLHAITVAQDPEALRRRTLVTAAQYLALGIDPARSTVFVQSHVPAHTQLAWVLGCFTGFGQAARMTQFKDKSQRQGTDSTTVGLFTYPVLQAADVLAYDTDLVPVGEDQRQHLELARDIAERFNSRFPDTFVVPDMFIPKATAKIYDLTDPTSKMSKSAATDAGLINLLDDPALSAKKIRSAVTDSEREIRFDIEAKPGVSNLLTIQSAVTGVGIDKLVDGYSGRGYGDLKKETAEAVVEFVAPIKARVDELTADLAELEAVLADGAERADDVAGKTVQRVYDRLGFLPQRR from the coding sequence ATGAGCACCGCTACCGGACCCGGCCGGATTTTTTCCGGCGTGCAGCCCACGTCTGATTCTCTTCACCTCGGTAACGCGCTGGGCGCGGTCACCCAGTGGGTCGCGCTGCAAGACGACCGCGACGCGTTTTTCTGCGTGGTCGACCTGCACGCGATCACCGTCGCGCAGGATCCCGAGGCGCTGCGACGCCGGACCCTGGTCACCGCCGCGCAGTACCTGGCGCTGGGAATCGACCCGGCCCGCAGCACCGTCTTCGTGCAAAGCCACGTGCCCGCCCATACGCAGTTGGCGTGGGTGCTGGGTTGCTTCACCGGCTTCGGGCAGGCGGCCCGGATGACGCAGTTCAAGGACAAGTCGCAGCGGCAGGGTACTGACTCCACCACCGTCGGGCTGTTCACCTATCCGGTGTTGCAGGCCGCCGACGTGCTGGCGTACGACACCGATCTGGTTCCCGTGGGCGAGGACCAGCGCCAGCATCTCGAGCTGGCCCGCGACATCGCGGAGCGGTTCAACAGCCGCTTCCCGGACACGTTCGTCGTCCCCGATATGTTCATTCCCAAGGCCACCGCCAAGATCTACGACTTGACCGACCCGACGTCGAAGATGAGCAAATCAGCGGCCACCGATGCCGGCCTGATCAACCTACTCGACGATCCGGCGTTGTCTGCCAAGAAGATTCGCTCGGCCGTCACTGACAGTGAGCGCGAGATCCGGTTCGACATCGAGGCCAAGCCGGGCGTTTCGAACCTGCTGACCATCCAGTCCGCGGTCACCGGAGTCGGTATCGACAAGCTCGTCGACGGCTACTCCGGACGCGGATACGGAGATTTGAAAAAGGAGACCGCCGAAGCCGTCGTCGAATTCGTCGCGCCGATCAAGGCCCGAGTCGACGAATTGACCGCGGATCTGGCCGAATTGGAGGCCGTGCTGGCGGACGGCGCGGAGCGCGCCGACGATGTGGCCGGAAAAACGGTCCAGCGGGTCTACGATCGGCTGGGGTTTCTACCGCAACGGAGGTAG
- the metX gene encoding homoserine O-acetyltransferase MetX, whose product MTISDVPTQTLPAEGEVGLVDIGSLTTESGAVIDNVCIAVQRWGELSPTRDNVVVVLHALTGDSHITGPAGPGHPTPGWWDGIAGPGAPIDTNRWCAVATNVLGGCRGSTGPSSLARDGKPWGSRFPLITVRDQVEADIAALDALGINQVAAVVGGSMGGARALEWMVGHPERVRAGLLLAVGARATADQIGTQTTQIAAIKADPNWQGGDYHGTGRTPDAGLAIARRFAHLTYRGEIELDDRFGNDSQSGEDPSDGGRYAVQSYLEHQGDKILARFDAGSYVILTETLNSHDVGRGRGGVEKALRRCPVPAVVGGITSDRLYPLRLQHEMAELLPGCNRLAVVDSLCGHDGFLVETEAVGELIRETLDLASETVPAEGAGRQ is encoded by the coding sequence ATGACGATCTCCGACGTCCCCACCCAAACGCTGCCCGCCGAAGGCGAGGTCGGCCTGGTCGACATCGGCTCGCTGACCACCGAGAGCGGCGCGGTCATCGACAACGTCTGCATCGCCGTGCAGCGCTGGGGCGAACTATCGCCGACGCGCGACAACGTGGTGGTGGTGCTGCACGCGCTCACCGGCGACTCCCACATCACCGGCCCCGCCGGGCCGGGACACCCCACGCCCGGCTGGTGGGACGGCATCGCGGGGCCTGGGGCACCGATCGACACCAACCGCTGGTGCGCGGTCGCCACCAATGTGCTGGGCGGTTGCCGTGGCTCCACCGGGCCGAGTTCGCTTGCCCGAGACGGAAAGCCATGGGGCTCCCGCTTTCCGCTGATCACGGTGCGCGACCAGGTGGAGGCGGACATCGCCGCGCTGGACGCGCTGGGAATAAACCAAGTCGCCGCCGTAGTTGGCGGATCCATGGGCGGCGCACGGGCTTTGGAATGGATGGTGGGACACCCGGAGCGGGTTCGGGCCGGATTGCTGCTGGCGGTCGGGGCGCGTGCCACCGCCGACCAGATCGGCACCCAGACCACCCAGATCGCGGCCATCAAGGCCGACCCGAATTGGCAGGGTGGCGACTACCACGGCACCGGGCGCACGCCGGATGCCGGACTCGCGATCGCGCGGCGCTTTGCCCATCTGACCTATCGCGGCGAGATCGAACTCGACGACAGGTTCGGCAACGACAGCCAGAGCGGCGAGGACCCGTCGGACGGCGGTCGCTACGCCGTGCAGAGCTACCTGGAACACCAGGGCGACAAGATCCTGGCCCGGTTCGACGCCGGCAGTTACGTGATCCTGACGGAGACGCTGAACAGCCACGACGTCGGCCGCGGCCGCGGCGGCGTCGAGAAAGCGCTGCGCCGGTGTCCGGTGCCGGCGGTGGTCGGCGGCATCACCTCCGACCGCCTCTATCCGCTGCGCTTGCAGCATGAGATGGCCGAATTGCTGCCCGGCTGTAACCGCCTCGCGGTTGTCGACTCGCTCTGCGGACATGACGGCTTCCTGGTGGAAACCGAGGCGGTGGGCGAATTGATCCGCGAGACACTGGATTTGGCCTCCGAGACTGTCCCTGCCGAAGGCGCGGGCCGACAGTGA
- a CDS encoding class I SAM-dependent methyltransferase, which yields MTRSRSEQSLSFGSAAAAYERGRPSYPPEAIDWLLPRGARQVLDLGAGTGKLTTRLVERGLDVVAVDPIPDMLEVLSDSLPETRAVLGTAEEIPLEDNSVDAVLVAQAWHWVDPERAIPEVARVLRPGGRLGLVWNTRDERLGWVRELGQIIGSDGDGRRFDVLLPPPFAEPERHQVEWTNYITPQALIDLVASRSYCITSPAEVRTRTLDQVRELLATHPALASSTGLAMPYVTVCIRATLAG from the coding sequence GTGACGCGGTCGAGGAGCGAACAATCCCTGTCGTTCGGTTCGGCGGCCGCGGCCTATGAGCGTGGCCGGCCGTCGTATCCGCCCGAAGCCATCGACTGGCTGTTGCCCCGGGGTGCGCGTCAGGTGCTCGATCTGGGCGCGGGTACCGGCAAGCTGACCACCCGGCTGGTAGAACGTGGTCTCGACGTCGTGGCGGTGGACCCGATTCCGGACATGCTCGAAGTGCTGAGCGACTCGCTGCCGGAAACCCGCGCGGTGCTGGGCACCGCCGAGGAGATTCCGTTGGAGGACAACAGCGTCGACGCCGTGCTGGTCGCCCAGGCGTGGCACTGGGTGGACCCGGAACGGGCGATTCCCGAGGTGGCCCGCGTGCTGCGGCCCGGCGGGCGGCTGGGCCTTGTGTGGAACACCCGCGACGAGCGGCTCGGCTGGGTGCGCGAGCTCGGTCAGATCATCGGCAGCGACGGCGACGGCCGCCGTTTCGACGTACTGCTGCCCCCGCCGTTCGCCGAGCCCGAACGCCATCAGGTCGAGTGGACGAATTACATTACGCCACAAGCCTTAATCGATCTGGTGGCCTCGCGCAGCTACTGCATCACGTCGCCGGCCGAGGTCCGCACGCGAACCCTGGACCAGGTGCGCGAACTGCTGGCCACCCATCCGGCGCTGGCCAGTTCGACCGGGTTGGCGATGCCCTACGTCACCGTGTGCATCCGGGCGACACTGGCCGGCTGA
- the nagA gene encoding N-acetylglucosamine-6-phosphate deacetylase: protein MPLIRADAIVLDGQVCRPGWLEIAGARIAACGSGAPPGQPDRDFLDCLVVPGFIDMHVHGGGGNSYLEAEQIAGAALFHRRHGTTTTLASLVTAAPDELIAGVRALADATRFGVVAGIHLEGPWLSVARCGAHDPAQLRDPEPAEVDDVLAAGDGTIRMVTLAPERPGSSEAIRRFVDAGVVVALGHTDATYERTQQAIALGARVGTHLFNAMRPLHHREPGPALALLESPDVTVELIPDGVHLHPAAVHAVVRAVGPDRVAVITDAIAAAGREDGSYQLGAVQVDVAAGVARVHATSTIAGSTATMDQLFRTVSRLGPDADAALAAAVQMTSTTPARALGLREVGALQVGYDANLVVLDRELRVTAVMAQGAWR, encoded by the coding sequence GTGCCGCTGATCCGCGCGGACGCCATCGTCCTCGATGGCCAGGTCTGCCGGCCGGGATGGCTGGAGATCGCCGGTGCACGGATCGCCGCCTGCGGGTCCGGCGCCCCGCCCGGGCAGCCCGACCGGGATTTCCTGGATTGCCTTGTGGTGCCCGGATTTATCGACATGCACGTACACGGAGGTGGCGGCAACTCGTACCTGGAGGCCGAACAGATCGCCGGAGCGGCGCTGTTCCACCGGCGCCACGGCACCACCACGACGCTGGCCAGTCTGGTCACCGCCGCGCCCGACGAGCTGATCGCGGGGGTGCGGGCGCTGGCCGACGCCACCCGATTCGGCGTCGTCGCCGGCATCCACCTGGAGGGGCCGTGGCTGTCCGTGGCACGCTGCGGGGCACACGATCCGGCCCAGCTGCGCGATCCCGAGCCCGCCGAGGTCGACGACGTCCTGGCCGCCGGCGATGGCACGATCCGGATGGTCACCCTGGCACCGGAGCGACCGGGAAGCAGCGAGGCGATCCGGCGCTTCGTGGACGCGGGTGTCGTTGTCGCCCTGGGACATACCGACGCGACCTATGAGCGGACCCAACAGGCGATCGCCCTGGGCGCCAGGGTCGGCACGCACCTGTTCAACGCGATGCGGCCGCTGCACCATCGCGAGCCCGGACCGGCGCTCGCGCTGCTGGAAAGCCCCGACGTGACCGTCGAGCTGATCCCCGACGGCGTCCACCTACACCCCGCCGCGGTGCACGCGGTGGTCCGGGCGGTCGGGCCCGACCGGGTCGCCGTCATCACCGACGCGATCGCCGCGGCCGGCCGCGAGGACGGCAGCTATCAGCTCGGGGCGGTGCAGGTCGACGTGGCGGCCGGGGTGGCCCGGGTGCATGCGACGTCGACGATCGCGGGCAGCACCGCCACGATGGACCAGCTGTTCCGCACGGTTTCGCGGCTCGGCCCGGACGCCGATGCCGCACTCGCCGCAGCGGTGCAGATGACCTCGACGACCCCGGCGCGGGCGCTGGGCCTGCGGGAGGTGGGCGCCCTGCAGGTCGGCTACGACGCCAATCTTGTTGTGCTGGACCGCGAGTTGCGGGTTACGGCCGTGATGGCGCAGGGCGCCTGGCGCTAA
- a CDS encoding bifunctional o-acetylhomoserine/o-acetylserine sulfhydrylase, which yields MSDDNNTSDDPSTHWSFETKQIHAGQQPDAATNARALPIYQTTSYVFDDTTHAAALFGLEVPGNIYTRIGNPTTDVVEQRIAALEGGVAALFLSSGQAAETFAILNLASAGDHIASSPRLYGGTYNLLHYSLPKLGIEVSFVEDPDDLDSWQSAVRPNTKAFFAETISNPQIDILDTPGVAGVAHANGVPLIVDNTIATPYLIQPFAQGADIVVHSATKYLGGHGSAIAGVIVDGGTFDWTQGRFPGFTTPDPSYHGVVFAELGPPAYALKARVQLLRDLGSAASPFNAFLVAQGLETLSLRIERHVANAQRVAEFLEGHDGVVSVNYAGLPSSPWHERAKKLAPKGTGAVLAFELAGGIEAGKAFVNALQLHSHVANIGDVRSLVIHPASTTHAQLSPEEQLSTGVTPGLVRLAVGIENIDDILADLELGFAAVPKSSDPHSVAAF from the coding sequence ATGAGCGACGACAACAACACCAGCGACGATCCGTCTACCCACTGGTCTTTCGAAACCAAGCAGATTCACGCCGGTCAGCAGCCCGACGCGGCCACCAACGCGCGTGCCCTGCCCATCTACCAGACCACCTCTTACGTCTTCGACGACACCACCCACGCCGCGGCCTTGTTCGGGCTTGAGGTGCCGGGCAACATCTACACCCGGATCGGCAACCCGACCACCGATGTCGTCGAACAGCGGATCGCCGCGCTCGAGGGCGGCGTCGCGGCACTGTTCCTGAGCTCCGGCCAGGCCGCTGAGACATTCGCCATATTGAATCTCGCGAGTGCTGGAGATCACATCGCCTCCAGCCCGCGGCTGTACGGCGGCACGTACAACCTGCTCCACTATTCGCTGCCCAAGCTCGGCATCGAGGTCAGCTTCGTCGAGGATCCCGACGACCTGGACTCGTGGCAGTCGGCCGTCCGGCCCAACACCAAGGCCTTCTTCGCCGAGACGATCTCCAACCCGCAGATCGACATCCTGGACACCCCGGGGGTCGCCGGGGTTGCCCACGCCAACGGCGTACCGCTGATCGTCGACAACACCATTGCGACGCCGTACCTGATCCAGCCGTTCGCGCAGGGCGCGGACATCGTGGTGCACTCCGCGACCAAGTACCTGGGCGGGCACGGCTCCGCGATCGCCGGGGTCATCGTCGACGGCGGCACGTTCGACTGGACGCAGGGCCGCTTCCCCGGGTTCACCACACCCGACCCCAGCTACCACGGCGTGGTGTTCGCCGAGCTGGGACCGCCCGCGTACGCGCTGAAGGCCCGCGTGCAATTGCTTCGCGATCTCGGATCGGCGGCCTCACCATTCAACGCGTTCCTGGTGGCCCAGGGCCTCGAAACGCTGAGCCTGCGCATCGAACGTCACGTCGCCAATGCGCAACGGGTCGCCGAATTCCTCGAGGGTCACGATGGGGTGGTGTCGGTCAACTACGCGGGGCTGCCCAGCTCGCCGTGGCACGAACGGGCAAAGAAGTTGGCGCCCAAGGGAACCGGCGCCGTGCTGGCGTTCGAGCTGGCCGGCGGAATCGAGGCCGGCAAGGCGTTCGTGAACGCGCTGCAGCTGCACAGCCACGTCGCCAACATCGGCGACGTGCGGTCGCTGGTGATTCACCCGGCGTCGACCACCCACGCCCAGCTATCCCCCGAGGAGCAGCTGAGCACCGGCGTCACGCCGGGACTGGTGCGGCTGGCCGTCGGCATCGAGAACATCGACGACATCCTGGCCGACCTCGAGCTCGGGTTCGCGGCCGTCCCGAAAAGTTCTGACCCGCACTCGGTGGCGGCCTTCTGA